In Tamandua tetradactyla isolate mTamTet1 chromosome 7, mTamTet1.pri, whole genome shotgun sequence, the following are encoded in one genomic region:
- the CCT2 gene encoding T-complex protein 1 subunit beta encodes MASLSLAPVNIFKAGADEERAETARLSSFIGAIAIGDLVKSTLGPKGMDKILLSSGRDASLMVTNDGATILKNIGVDNPAAKVLVDMSRVQDDEVGDGTTSVTVLAAELLREAETLIAKKIHPQTIIAGWREATKAAREALLSSAVDHGSDEVKFRQDLMNIAGTTLSSKLLTHHKDHFTKLAVEAVLRLKGSGNLEAIHVIKKLGGSLVDSYLDEGFLLDKKIGVNQPKRIENAKILIANTGMDTDKIKIFGSRVRVDSTAKVAEIEHAEKEKMKEKVERILKHGINCFINRQLIYNYPEQLFGAAGVMAIEHADFAGVERLALVTGGEIASTFDHPELVKLGSCKLIEEVMIGEDKLIHFSGVALGEACTIVLRGATQQILDEAERSLHDALCVLAQTVKDSRTVYGGGCSEMLMAHAVTKLASRTPGKEAVAMESYAKALRMLPTIIADNAGYDSADLVAQLRAAHSEGKITAGLDMKEGTIGDMAVLGITESFQVKRQVLLSAAEAAEVILRVDNIIKAAPRKRVPDHHPC; translated from the exons ATG gcatCCCTTTCCCTTGCACCTGTTAACATCTTCAAGGCTGGAGCTGATGAAGAAAGAGCAGAGACAGCTCGTCTG tcttctttcATTGGTGCTATCGCCATTGGAGATTTGGTAAAGAGCACCTTGGGACCTAAGGGCATG GATAAAATTCTTTTAAGCAGTGGACGAGATGCCTCTCTTATGGTAACCAATGATGGTGCAACTATTCTAAAAAACATTGGTGTTGACAACCCAGCAGCTAAAGTTTTAGTTG aTATGTCCAGAGTTCAAGATGATGAAGTTGGTGATGGCACTACCTCTGTTACTGTTTTAGCAGCAGAATTATTAAGG GAAGCAGAAACTTTAATTGCAAAGAAGATTCATCCACAGACCATCATTGCTGGTTGGAGAGAAGCTACAAAGGCAGCAAGAGAGGCTCTGTTGAGTTCTGCAGTTGATCATGG ctctGACGAAGTTAAATTCCGTCAAGATTTAATGAACATTGCAGGAACAACGTTATCTTCAAAACTTCTCACCCATCACAAAGACCACTTTACTAAGCTAGCTGTAGAAGCTGTTCTCCGACTGAAAGGATCTGGCAATCTAGAGGCAATTCATGTCATCAAGAAGCTAGGAGGAAGTCTGGTAGATTCCTATTTAGATGAag GTTTTCTGTTGGATAAAAAAATTGGAGTAAATCAACCAAAACGAATCGAAAATGCTAAAATTCTTATCGCAAATACTGGGATGGATACAGACAAAATAAAG ATATTTGGTTCCCGTGTAAGAGTTGATTCTACAGCAAAGGTTGCAGAAATAGAacatgcagaaaaggaaaaaatgaaggagaaagttGAACGTATTCTTAAGCATGGAATAAATTGCTTTATTAACAG GCAGTTAATTTATAATTATCCTGAACAGCTCTTTGGTGCTGCTGGTGTCATGGCTATTGAGCATGCAGATTTTGCAGGAGTGGAACGCCTAGCTCTTGTAACAG GTGGTGAAATTGCCTCTACTTTTGATCACCCAGAGCTGGTAAAGCTTGGAAGTTGCAAACTTATTGAGGAAGTCATGATTGGAGAAGACAAACTCATTCACTTTTCTGGGGTAGCTCTTG gtgaGGCTTGTACCATTGTTCTGCGTGGTGCCACTCAGCAAATTTTAGATGAAGCAGAAAGATCTTTGCATGATGCTCTTTGTGTACTTGCTCAAACTGTAAAGGATTCTAGAACAGTGTATGGAGGAg GCTGTTCTGAGATGCTAATGGCTCATGCTGTTACAAAGCTTGCTAGTAGAACACCAGGCAAAGAAGCTGTTGCAATGGAGTCTTATGCCAAGGCACTGAGAATG TTGCCAACCATCATAGCTGACAATGCTGGTTATGACAGCGCAGATCTGGTTGCGCAGCTTCGAGCTGCCCACAGTGAAGGCAAAATAACTGCTGGATTGG atatgAAAGAAGGTACCATTGGAGATATGGCAGTACTGGGTATAACAGAAAGTTTCCAAGTCAAGCGACAGGTTCTTTTGAGTGCAGCTGAAGCAGCAGAAGTGATTCTGCGTGTGGATAACATTATCAAAGCAGCACCAAG GAAACGTGTTCCTGATCACCACCCCTGTTAA